A DNA window from Hevea brasiliensis isolate MT/VB/25A 57/8 chromosome 2, ASM3005281v1, whole genome shotgun sequence contains the following coding sequences:
- the LOC110642059 gene encoding protein NPGR1 — protein sequence MLCACSGEQFKFEEAPQSPESLATRDFSASCLSSRTAGDWDSKLEDIQVDEAESTLKEALSLNYEEARALLGRLEYQRGNFDAALQVFQGIDIRSLAPKMIKAIAEKTRHRKPRAKGDIVPPGVMSMHSVSLLLEAILLKSKSLKELGHCREAAKECRIILDIVESALPNGMPEGIGEDCKLEEMFHNALELLPILWIKAGLLDEAIIAYRRTLVKPWNLGPQRLAGVQKDLASILLFGAVEAKLPPGLQPWGPGSPSSSIEEAILLLLVLMNKVAYGEIKWDEEIMDHLTYALSIIGQFELLAEHVEQALPGVYNRADRWYFLALCYSAAGQKEAALNLLKKVSGFSESKHKPHISSYLLGAKLCSEDSKHAQIGINFARKMINLDNHQSQHFMSEAHKFLGVCYGNAARICLSDSERILLQKECLNSLSLAALNKREDPEVMYNLALENTLQRNLDAAFNSAIMYSETMAGNSMEGWKLLSLIVSSQQRFRDAEIVVELALDEAGRMDKFELLRLKAVLQIAQEQPKLAIETYRILLSLIQAQRDLQAKNPDHAHIFESEAIAERNLELAVWQDLAAIYTKLGSWSDAKICMDKAKLMDFPSSRSWHTTGVFFEAQSLYKEALVSFSVSLSIEPDYVPSIVSTAEVLMKLGNQSFPIARSFLMNALRLDPTNHQAWFNLGLISKMEGSLQQAADFFQAAYELKLSAPVQSLV from the exons ATGCTGTGTGCTTGCTCAGGGGAGCAGTTCAAATTTGAAGAGGCACCGCAGTCGCCTGAGTCACTCGCCACAAGGGATTTCTCGGCGAGCTGCCTTTCATCTAGGACTGCTGGAGACTGGGACTCTAAACTCGAGGATATTCAAGTGGATGAAGCTGAATCCACTCTCAAAGAAGCTCTCTCGTTGAATTACGAG GAAGCCAGAGCATTGCTTGGGAGGCTTGAATACCAGAGAGGGAACTTTGATGCTGCCCTTCAGGTATTCCAGGGCATTGACATAAGAAGTTTAGCCCCTAAAATGATCAAGGCCATTGCTGAAAAAACTCGGCATAGAAAGCCACGTGCTAAAGGTGATATTGTGCCTCCCGGTGTCATGTCCATGCATTCAGTCAGTTTACTTCTTGAAGCAATCTTACTTAAATCAAAATCACTGAAGGAACTTGGGCATTGTAGAG AGGCCGCAAAGGAATGCAGAATTATCTTGGACATAGTTGAATCGGCACTACCTAATGGTATGCCTGAAGGCATTGGTGAAGATTGCAAATTGGAGGAAATGTTTCACAACGCATTGGAGTTGCTACCCATTTTATGGATAAAGGCAGGTTTGCTTGATGAAGCTATTATTGCATATCGCCGGACTCTAGTCAAGCCATGGAATTTAGGTCCACAGAGGTTGGCTGGAGTGCAGAAAGACTTGGCTTCCATTTTACTTTTTGGTGCTGTTGAAGCAAAACTTCCCCCTGGCTTACAACCATGGGGACCAGGGTCTCCCAGTAGTAGTATAGAAGAAGCAATCCTTTTGTTGTTGGTTCTCATGAATAAGGTGGCATATGGGGAAATCAAGTGGGATGAAGAAATTATGGACCACTTGACATATGCGCTCTCAATTATTGGGCAGTTTGAATTATTGGCAGAGCATGTGGAGCAGGCCCTTCCAGGTGTCTACAACCGTGCTGATAGATGGTACTTTCTTGCTCTTTGTTACAGTGCTGCTGGCCAGAAGGAAGCAGCTTTGAATCTTTTAAAGAAAGTATCTGGCTTTTCAGAATCAAAGCACAAACCCCATATCTCTTCCTATTTGTTGGGAGCAAAATTGTGTTCTGAAGATTCCAAACATGCTCAAATAGGCATTAATTTTGCCCGTAAAATGATCAACTTGGATAATCATCAAAGTCAACATTTCATGAGTGAAGCCCATAAATTCCTTGGTGTATGTTATGGGAATGCAGCAAGAATTTGCTTATCTGACTCTGAAAGAATTCTTCTGCAGAAAGAGTGTTTGAACTCTCTAAGCCTTGCTGCTCTAAATAAGCGGGAGGATCCAGAAGTGATGTATAACCTTGCACTCGAGAACACACTGCAGAGGAATCTAGATGCAGCTTTTAACAGTGCAATTATGTATTCTGAAACCATGGCTGGTAACTCAATGGAAGGTTGGAAGCTATTATCCCTTATAGTTTCTTCCCAGCAGCGTTTCAGGGATGCTGAAATAGTTGTTGAGTTGGCTTTGGACGAGGCTGGGAGAATGGATAAGTTTGAACTTCTTAGATTGAAGGCTGTGCTTCAAATTGCTCAGGAGCAGCCCAAGTTGGCAATAGAAACATACAGAATACTGCTGTCTCTTATTCAAGCACAGAGAGATCTTCAAGCCAAGAATCCTGATCACGCACATATCTTTGAGTCTGAG GCAATAGCAGAAAGAAACTTGGAACTGGCGGTGTGGCAAGATTTGGCTGCCATTTACACTAAACTTGGTTCATGGTCTGATGCCAAAATTTGCATGGACAAAGCCAAGTTGATGGACTTCCCTTCTTCCAGAAGTTGGCACACCACAG GAGTGTTTTTTGAAGCTCAATCACTGTACAAAGAAGCCCTTGTTTCTTTCTCAGTCTCACTGTCAATAGAACCAGACTATGTTCCAAGTATTGTCTCCACTGCAGAAGTGTTGATGAAACTTGGAAACCAGTCGTTTCCTATTGCAAGGAGCTTTTTAATGAATGCATTGCGATTAGACCCGACAAATCATCAAGCATGGTTCAATCTTGGCTTAATTTCAAAAATGGAAGGCTCATTACAGCAAGCTGCAGACTTTTTCCAAGCTGCATATGAGCTCAAGCTGTCAGCTCCTGTGCAAAGCTTAGTATGA
- the LOC110642047 gene encoding uncharacterized protein LOC110642047 isoform X1 — MGLCLSCFDCSDGGSERRKQEELASAEARTKAAEAAQKRQEEFEKSAAGRAARAQLQGMAKQSANSNKGEPVLKDSTMSSAFPVSLILKANC; from the exons ATGGGGCTCTGCCTATCTTGCTTCGACTGCTCCGACGGTGGCAGCGAGCGACGGAAACAGGAAGAATTGGCCTCCGCCGAAGCGCGTACCAAAGCCGCCGAAGCTGCCCAGAAACG GCAAGAGGAATTTGAAAAATCTGCTGCAGGTAGAGCTGCCCGTGCACAGCTACAGGGGATGGCAAAACAATCTGCAAATTCTAATAAAGGCGAACCAGTTCTAAAG GATTCAACCATGTCATCTGCATTTCCAGTGTCTCTCATTCTGAAGGCAAATTGTTAA
- the LOC110642047 gene encoding uncharacterized protein LOC110642047 isoform X2, whose amino-acid sequence MGLCLSCFDCSDGGSERRKQEELASAEARTKAAEAAQKRQEEFEKSAAGRAARAQLQGMAKQSANSNKGEPVLKWQMG is encoded by the exons ATGGGGCTCTGCCTATCTTGCTTCGACTGCTCCGACGGTGGCAGCGAGCGACGGAAACAGGAAGAATTGGCCTCCGCCGAAGCGCGTACCAAAGCCGCCGAAGCTGCCCAGAAACG GCAAGAGGAATTTGAAAAATCTGCTGCAGGTAGAGCTGCCCGTGCACAGCTACAGGGGATGGCAAAACAATCTGCAAATTCTAATAAAGGCGAACCAGTTCTAAAG TGGCAGATGGGTTGA